The following proteins are encoded in a genomic region of Candidatus Cybelea sp.:
- a CDS encoding glutathione S-transferase family protein: MNKAQFPSEQTADGSFKRQEDAFRDWVKADGSSGYPAQAGRYHLYVSLACPWACRTVIVRKLKGLEDAIGMTIVDPIRDERGWRFTAQPDPVNGWAFLSEAYTATDPGYDSRVTVPVLWDKERGRIVSNSDDDIMRMFETQFDAVAAKPELDLYPSDLRPQIDELNDFIYETFNNGVYRAGFATSQAAYESAAYEVFTTIDAMEERLAYQRYLLGARPVETDWRFFVTLVRFDPVYYSHFKCNLRRVVDYPNLYGYLRDLYQIDGVAETVDFDQIKRHYYITQDEINPTGIVPIGPIMDLGEPHDRNHLN; the protein is encoded by the coding sequence GTGAATAAGGCGCAGTTTCCCAGTGAACAAACCGCCGATGGCAGCTTCAAGCGTCAAGAAGATGCCTTTCGCGACTGGGTGAAGGCCGACGGCAGCTCCGGTTACCCGGCGCAAGCCGGCCGCTATCATCTCTACGTTTCGTTGGCGTGTCCGTGGGCGTGCCGCACCGTTATCGTTCGGAAGCTCAAAGGACTCGAAGACGCAATCGGCATGACGATCGTCGATCCGATTCGCGACGAACGCGGCTGGCGTTTTACCGCGCAGCCAGACCCGGTCAACGGCTGGGCTTTTCTGAGCGAAGCCTACACGGCCACCGATCCCGGCTATGACTCCCGCGTGACGGTGCCGGTGCTCTGGGATAAAGAGCGCGGCCGCATCGTGAGCAACTCCGATGACGACATCATGCGGATGTTCGAAACGCAGTTCGACGCCGTTGCGGCCAAGCCGGAACTCGATCTCTATCCGAGCGATCTGCGCCCGCAAATCGACGAGCTCAACGACTTCATCTACGAAACGTTCAATAACGGTGTCTACCGGGCCGGCTTTGCAACGTCACAAGCTGCCTACGAAAGCGCCGCCTACGAAGTCTTCACGACGATCGACGCGATGGAGGAGCGCCTGGCTTACCAGCGCTATCTGCTCGGTGCGCGGCCGGTCGAAACCGATTGGCGTTTCTTCGTGACGCTTGTGCGCTTCGATCCGGTCTACTACAGCCACTTCAAGTGTAATCTCCGGCGAGTCGTTGACTACCCGAATCTCTACGGCTACCTGCGCGACCTCTACCAGATCGACGGCGTCGCCGAGACCGTGGACTTCGATCAGATCAAGCGCCACTATTACATCACGCAAGACGAAATCAACCCAACGGGGATCGTGCCGATCGGCCCGATAATGGATCTCGGCGAGCCCCACGACCGGAACCATCTGAACTAA
- a CDS encoding extracellular solute-binding protein, translated as MHQLAFARLSALALFVSLALPFALLRVSAAQNVVSVLYAGSLVTPMEGPVKAALLDKGIAFEGQPGGSKELANLIASGVRTPDVFISVNPPLVKNLGDKVASATTFAGTSLGVAWAPNSKYAAVFERAAKGEMPLEDALETLDLRIGRTDPKLDPKGAYTITGVKMWLGDEQEQHLLGPEENPAQIFPEEDLLARVDTGQVDIGFFYRTEAIARKYPFIPLPGNAALTDRITYTLAIMKAAPHPQTAKTFADFILTGAGRDILTRAGLTFLK; from the coding sequence TTGCATCAACTCGCATTCGCTCGACTTTCGGCCCTCGCCCTCTTCGTAAGCCTCGCGCTGCCGTTCGCGCTGCTGCGCGTCTCGGCGGCCCAGAACGTCGTATCGGTACTCTACGCCGGCTCACTCGTCACGCCGATGGAAGGGCCGGTGAAGGCGGCGCTGCTCGACAAGGGCATCGCCTTCGAAGGCCAACCCGGCGGGAGCAAAGAGCTGGCGAATCTCATTGCGTCGGGTGTTCGCACCCCCGACGTCTTTATTAGCGTCAATCCGCCGCTGGTGAAGAATCTCGGCGATAAAGTCGCCTCGGCGACGACCTTTGCGGGAACGAGCCTTGGCGTTGCATGGGCGCCGAACTCGAAATACGCCGCCGTCTTCGAACGCGCCGCCAAAGGCGAGATGCCGCTGGAGGATGCGCTCGAAACGCTGGACCTGCGCATCGGGCGCACCGATCCGAAGCTCGATCCCAAAGGTGCGTACACGATCACCGGCGTGAAGATGTGGCTGGGCGACGAACAGGAGCAGCATCTGCTGGGGCCGGAGGAAAATCCCGCGCAGATCTTTCCCGAAGAGGATCTCTTGGCGCGCGTCGACACCGGCCAGGTCGACATCGGATTCTTCTATCGCACCGAAGCAATCGCACGCAAATATCCTTTCATCCCGCTTCCCGGCAACGCCGCGCTCACCGATCGCATTACTTACACGCTAGCGATCATGAAGGCCGCGCCGCATCCGCAAACCGCCAAAACCTTCGCCGATTTTATTCTCACCGGCGCCGGCCGCGATATCCTGACGCGCGCGGGTTTGACCTTCCTCAAGTGA
- the msrB gene encoding peptide-methionine (R)-S-oxide reductase MsrB produces the protein MKHDVVPEIQKSEQEWRAQLGPDRYHILREAGTEAPFSGPLLHVNDDGTYTCGACGLPLFAADSKFDSHCGWPSFTSPQEQENVRLLDDSSHGMQRIEVRCKRCDSHLGHVFDDGPGPEGTRYCINSHSLDFRPSPSS, from the coding sequence ATGAAACATGACGTAGTCCCCGAGATTCAAAAGAGCGAGCAGGAATGGCGCGCACAGCTCGGGCCCGACCGCTACCATATCCTGCGCGAAGCCGGAACCGAGGCACCGTTTAGCGGTCCGCTGCTTCACGTCAACGACGACGGCACGTATACGTGCGGGGCCTGCGGTCTGCCGCTCTTCGCGGCCGATTCGAAGTTCGATTCGCACTGCGGCTGGCCGAGCTTCACCAGCCCTCAAGAACAGGAGAACGTCCGCCTCCTCGACGACTCCAGCCACGGCATGCAGCGCATCGAGGTACGCTGCAAACGCTGCGATTCACACCTCGGCCACGTCTTCGACGATGGCCCCGGCCCGGAAGGAACCCGCTATTGCATCAACTCGCATTCGCTCGACTTTCGGCCCTCGCCCTCTTCGTAA
- a CDS encoding MerR family transcriptional regulator, producing the protein METRDGALRRIKAFANDAGVSVRTLHLYDRLGLLEPAAVTESGYRLYGDAELERLEHILALRFVGLSLEQIKQLLGEASPPLADALRMQRNVIARQRCRLDAALDVVERAQNALAADSSADRWEILRTVMEVFKMQNDFKWTQEYYSEEARERIEERRRSMPPDAIEQGQRDWTALIADVEAAVTHGIDPSSEQACALANRWHDLIASFTQGNAEIASGLNRLWSDETHWPADFKRPWSDAADAFINEATERK; encoded by the coding sequence ATGGAAACGCGAGACGGCGCGCTGCGCCGGATTAAAGCTTTCGCAAACGACGCCGGGGTCAGCGTTCGGACGCTGCACCTCTACGATCGGCTTGGTTTGCTCGAGCCGGCCGCCGTTACCGAGTCGGGTTACCGGCTCTACGGCGACGCCGAACTCGAGCGGCTCGAGCACATCCTGGCGTTGCGATTCGTCGGATTGAGCTTGGAGCAAATCAAGCAGCTTCTCGGAGAAGCTTCCCCGCCGCTCGCAGACGCACTGCGCATGCAGCGCAACGTCATCGCGCGTCAGAGATGCCGGCTCGACGCTGCGCTCGACGTTGTCGAGCGGGCGCAGAATGCGCTGGCCGCGGATTCGTCTGCCGATCGCTGGGAGATTCTCCGCACCGTCATGGAGGTTTTCAAAATGCAGAACGACTTTAAGTGGACGCAAGAATATTACTCGGAAGAAGCGCGCGAGAGAATCGAGGAGCGGCGGCGCAGCATGCCGCCCGATGCGATCGAGCAAGGACAGCGCGACTGGACGGCGTTGATTGCCGACGTCGAAGCGGCTGTTACCCATGGCATCGATCCGTCCAGCGAACAGGCTTGCGCGCTCGCAAACCGCTGGCACGATTTGATCGCCTCCTTTACGCAGGGGAACGCCGAAATCGCAAGCGGCTTGAATAGGCTTTGGTCGGATGAGACGCACTGGCCGGCCGATTTCAAACGGCCGTGGAGCGACGCAGCCGACGCCTT